The following are encoded in a window of Prochlorococcus marinus str. MIT 1013 genomic DNA:
- a CDS encoding NAD(P)-binding protein — protein MNSFYDFIVVGSGISGCTFASSLNKRFSDASILLVEYGRRIGGRSTTRKSRKNKILEFDHGLPSISFGENISQDLLSIISPLIKSKKLIDITQDILVIDQFGELYHAYRNKKVYRSLPFMINFCEEIISQSINPQNINFLFQTITKSIRRKNDLWEVEINNQKFLSSKNLILSSSLIAHPRCLRILNIDSLPLRDAVIKGNDKTLDSLLRITSKQEYIKRKNYILHVLKSQIISKFNYKYLQIHFSRSIRDDFNFERIIFQVQSDGSMIIVLHCCSINSLFDRDFDEIIESLIMIFDKHKNFLDLFLQANFFDTMDWRASQPINNFVPKELNWSSISNIGFCGDWLDFDGCSCVEVAMNSSISLAQSIGWK, from the coding sequence ATGAATAGTTTTTATGACTTTATCGTTGTAGGATCTGGTATCTCTGGATGTACTTTTGCATCATCTTTGAATAAAAGATTTTCTGACGCTTCTATATTATTGGTTGAATATGGAAGGAGAATTGGAGGTAGGTCAACAACGAGAAAATCAAGAAAAAATAAAATTCTTGAATTTGATCATGGATTGCCATCAATTAGCTTTGGTGAAAACATTTCACAAGATTTACTTTCAATAATTTCTCCATTAATAAAGTCAAAAAAGTTGATTGATATAACTCAAGATATTTTAGTGATTGATCAATTTGGCGAATTATATCATGCATATAGAAATAAGAAAGTTTATAGGAGTTTACCTTTTATGATAAATTTTTGTGAGGAAATAATTAGTCAATCTATTAATCCACAAAATATAAATTTTTTATTTCAAACAATTACTAAATCGATAAGACGTAAGAATGATTTATGGGAGGTGGAAATTAATAATCAAAAGTTCCTTAGCTCTAAAAATCTAATTTTGTCCAGTTCTTTAATAGCACATCCGCGATGTTTAAGGATTTTGAATATTGATTCCTTGCCACTTCGGGATGCTGTTATAAAAGGTAATGATAAAACTTTAGATTCTTTACTTAGAATAACAAGCAAGCAAGAATATATAAAGAGAAAAAATTATATTCTGCATGTATTAAAGTCCCAAATCATTAGTAAATTTAATTACAAGTATTTACAAATACACTTTTCAAGATCTATTAGGGATGATTTTAATTTTGAAAGAATAATTTTTCAAGTTCAATCAGATGGATCTATGATTATAGTCCTACACTGTTGTTCTATTAATAGTTTATTTGATCGTGATTTCGATGAAATTATTGAATCTTTAATTATGATTTTTGATAAGCATAAAAATTTCTTAGATTTATTTTTGCAAGCAAACTTTTTCGATACAATGGATTGGAGAGCATCTCAACCTATTAATAATTTCGTGCCTAAGGAATTAAATTGGTCTTCAATTAGCAATATTGGTTTCTGTGGAGATTGGCTGGATTTTGACGGTTGTTCATGCGTAGAGGTCGCTATGAATAGTTCAATCAGCTTGGCCCAATCGATTGGCTGGAAATGA
- a CDS encoding FKBP-type peptidyl-prolyl cis-trans isomerase, with protein sequence MTTYVSSNGLTIQELVVGQGPEASSGNPLIVNYLGTLDDGTVFDSTYTLKSPFSFQSGAGIVIPGFEQGVIGMKVGGKRKLVIPPELAYGDKINGLIPANSTLNFEVQLLSTSYDLKKNSTYAINPPFKDYDGNVHGYLNEAPEDIKPLYKYQGTLDVNNDGVYEFIFTNQGSGRWATSSIDPITGFIDSTEYGEGGSTRIVGIYEDPLVANGTVQKDSDFDSSKTFFNDLKLDNLILKTVGDFDGDGFQELYWSKVDNTAYLRAVMHADGNIQYANYQNLDQMTNYLTSNGFADTVALIA encoded by the coding sequence ATGACAACATATGTTTCTTCTAATGGATTAACAATACAAGAGTTAGTTGTAGGTCAAGGCCCAGAAGCTTCGTCCGGAAATCCTTTGATAGTTAATTATCTTGGAACACTTGATGATGGAACTGTTTTTGATAGTACTTATACTCTTAAATCACCTTTCAGCTTCCAATCAGGAGCAGGTATCGTTATTCCAGGATTTGAGCAAGGTGTTATTGGTATGAAAGTTGGTGGTAAGCGTAAGCTAGTTATTCCACCTGAACTTGCTTATGGAGACAAAATAAACGGATTAATACCTGCTAATTCAACTTTAAATTTTGAAGTTCAATTATTAAGTACATCATATGATCTAAAAAAGAATAGTACTTATGCTATCAATCCACCTTTCAAAGATTACGATGGGAATGTGCATGGGTATTTAAATGAAGCACCTGAAGATATTAAACCTCTCTATAAATATCAAGGCACCTTAGATGTTAATAATGATGGTGTTTATGAATTCATTTTTACTAATCAAGGAAGTGGGCGTTGGGCTACTTCATCAATAGATCCAATTACTGGATTTATTGATTCTACAGAGTATGGTGAAGGTGGTTCTACAAGAATTGTTGGCATCTACGAAGATCCTTTAGTTGCTAATGGTACTGTGCAAAAAGATAGTGATTTTGATAGCTCTAAAACTTTTTTCAATGATCTAAAACTTGATAATCTAATACTTAAAACTGTTGGAGATTTTGATGGGGATGGATTTCAAGAATTGTATTGGAGCAAGGTAGACAATACTGCCTACTTAAGAGCCGTTATGCATGCTGATGGCAATATCCAATACGCTAATTATCAGAATTTAGATCAGATGACTAATTATCTAACGAGTAATGGATTTGCAGATACTGTTGCTTTAATTGCCTAA